Within Amycolatopsis sp. cg5, the genomic segment CCGATGTCGACGTGCCCGAGCTCGCCGGCGCGGCCATCCGCCCGGTAAGGCCGCCCGGCGAGCAGCAAGGAGGCCGCGATCCCGGTGCCGACCGGGACGAAGGCGATGTCGTCGAAGCCACGCGCGGCGCCGAGCCGATGTTCGGCGACCCCACCGGCGGTGACGTCGTGTCCGAACGCGACAGGCATCGCCAGCCGCTCGGCGAGCAGGTCTGCCATGGGCACGTCACGGAACCCGAGGTTGGCGGAGAACTCGGCCAGTCCGTTGTGGACGACCCCGGGCACGACGACCCCGGCCGCGTCGACCGGCAGGCCGAGTTCGCCGATCATCGCGGCGACCTGGTCGGCGACGGCGATGCCGGGTTCCGCCCCTCGGGCGGTCGGCCGCCGGAGTTCGGCGACCCGCGTGAGGCCGTCGCCCACCGGCTCGTACACCGCGGCCTTGACCGTGGTGCCGCCGACGTCGACCGCCGCGACCCTCGTCATCTCAGGTCAGCACGACGGAGCGGGTGAGGCTCCGTGGCCGGTCGGGATCGAGCCCCTTGTTCGCGGCGATCGCGCCCGCGACCCGTTGCGCGCGCACGAGATCGGCGAGCGGGTCGAGTCCACTTTCGACGAAGGTGCCGCCGGTGCGGCGCACGTCGTCGGCGAGCCCGTCCGGCGCGGTGCCGAACATCCAGGTCACCCGGCCCGGCTCGGCGATGCTGATCGGGCCGTGCCGGTAGTCCCACGCCGGGTACGACTCCGACCAGAACAGGCACGCCTCGCGGAACTTCAGCGCGGCCTCGTGCGCGAGCCCGACCGACCAGCCGGTCCCGAGAAAGCTGAACTGCTCCGCCGAAAGCAGCTCCGGCGCGAGCGGCTCGGCCAGCACCTGCTCGGCCTGCTTCGCGACCGGCTCGATGTCCTCGCCGAGATGCGTGCGCAGCAACGCGAGCGTGCTGGTCGCGAACCGCGTCTGCACCACCGAGCGTTCGTCGGCCGAGGACAGATCGATCACCGCGTCGGCGGTCCCATCGACCTCGGCCGGAACCCCGGTGATCACGGTCGTCGAGCTGACCCCGCGCATCTTCGCCAGCAGCGACCGCACTTCGGTCGTGGTGCCGGAGCGGGTCAGCGCGATGACGTGGTCGTAGCGCCGTCCCAGCGGGAACTCCGACGCGGCGAACGCGTCGGTCGCGCCGTGCCCGGCCTGCTCACGCAGTACCGCGTAGGCCTGCCCGATGAACCACGACGTCCCGCACCCCGCGATCGCCACCCGTGCCCCCGGCTCGGGCAACAGCCCGGCGACGGAGCCGGCCAGCGTGGCCGCCTCACGCCAGCAGTCCGGCTGGCTGGCGACTTCGGCCGCCATGTAAGTCCCGCTCATGTGCTCCCCATCAGTGCCCGGTCATGCGCAATGACCACACCGTAGGTGCAAGTTCATGCAACGTCAATGCACGTTTCGAGCAACTTCGCGCATCAATCGCGCAGTCGAACCGCCAGTAGTTGCGCGATGACGGTCACCGCCGCCGCGACCGCGAACGCGACCGCCCCCAGCGGACGGACCAGCAGCGAGAGGGTGAGGCAGAACGTCGCGAAGCTGAACAAGCCCGTGAGCGTGCCCGCGAGCGTCTTCGCGGTGACGTGCGCTCCGGCCTGCGCGTGCACGAAAGCCGCCACGACACTGGTCGCGATGGGAAACGGCGCGAGCAGCCCGGTCCAGCGCGGTCCGAGCGCCCCGGACGCCGTGGTCACGGTCAGCACGAGGACGGCGGTCGCGAGCGCTCGGCCGGTGAGGTCCCAGCGAGGCTTCTTCGCGGGAGCTTCGTGCTGGTTTTCCTTGGTGGGCATGAGAATTCCGGCCCCGATGGTCGCGGCCAGCGTGAGCGCGAACGCCAGTGCGACGTTGAGGTGGAGTAGCGAGAGCGCCGCGTCGATGGCGAGCACGGCGCACCAGCTGATGGCGAGCGTGACGAGGGTGCCGAATCTCCGCGCGCCGTGGGCGAATACGACCACGAGCGCCGCGAGCGAGACGAGCCCGAGCAGCGACGACGCGGCCGCATCGGCGGCGAAATCCCTGCCGTGCCCCAGAAACGTGATGAATAGGATCGGCCCGGCGACGATGGGAAGCCCGACGAGGATCCCCGCCACGTGCGGTCCCCAGCGGCGGCCCGCCAGCGTCGACCCGACCACCAGCGACGGCGCGAGAAAAAGCTTCAGCAACAGTACGGTCACTTACGTACATTGTGCCAGCTCAAAGCTCGTGAGCGTTGCGGGCGGTTCTAACCGCCCGCAACGCTCACGAGCCCTTCAGGCGAGGCTGGACCAGCGTTGCAGGGCCGAGCCGGTGTCGGGCTGCTGCGTGACCGCGGCGCCGTTGGCGGCCGACGCGGTGGTCAGCAGCAGGTTGCTCTTGACGGACTTGAACGTGTACGTCCCGTCGGCGAGCTTGGACGCGGTCCAGTGCTGGTTGGTCCCGCCCGTGCACGTCCACTGGATCACGGCCGCGCCGGCGCTGGTGGCGCCGCCTTCGACGTCGGCGCACAGCCCGGATTCGGTGTTGCGCAGCTCGTACGAGCCGTCCGCCTGCGGGGTGAATTGCCAGCGCTGGTTGGCGCCGCCGTTTGTGGCCCAGGTGACGAGCTTCGTGCCCGTCGCTGAACTGTGGCCGGGCACGTCCAAAGCCTTGCCGCCCACCGCGATGGCGTGCGTGCCGCCGAGGCCGGCGTCGCCGGTCGGGGTGACGGTCATGGTCTGCTGGGCGGCGGTGCGGCCGTCGCCGGTCCAGTGCCGGACCGGGGTCGTTTCGGCGGTGGTACCGGTCAGCCCGAGCACGAGGCCGCTGTAGCGGTTGACCAAGCGATAGGTGTCGCCGCCGCGGATGGCGAACCACTGCTGTCCGACTCCCGCGTTGCCGGACGTCACCGTCGGCGCGGTGCCCCAAGCCCTGGGTGCTGTCCCGGAGGAGCCGACGCCGAGCAGGCCGCCGGTCGCGGCGTTGGTGATCCGGTACGAGCCGTCGCCGTTGCCGGTGAACGTCCATGACTGCAGAGTCGAGCCGGAACCCGGGGCCGAGGTGGTCGCCGAGCCGCCGGAGACCTGGGCGAGCACGCGTCCGTCACCGTTGGCGATCCGGTAGGTCTTGGCCGGGTCGAACGGGGCCGACGGCCGCGATGGGTTGTCCACCGACAGGTTCACGTACTCCGCCGAGGAACCGCCGGAGCAGCCGAAGGAGCAGTAGGCGCGGAAGTTCTTGCCGACGATCGTCGAGCTGGTCTTGTTGGCGCTGTCGACGAACCAGCGGTACCACGACGCCGTGCGGTAGGTGCCGGTGTCGCCGATCAGGTGCCACTTCTGCGAGGCGAGGTCGTCGGTGGCGTAAAGCTGCTGAGGCGCGTTGCCGCTCTGGTCGACCGCCTGCGGCTCCCCGAGGTAGAGGCCGAGGTAGGCGTTGTACGTGATGTCCATGACGAACAGTGGTGACGTCGCGGGCATCTTGCCCGCCGCGATCTGCTGGTTGGCGGTGCCGGTGTTCGCCGGGTCGTATTCCTTGGCGGGCGGGGTGTAACCGTTGGCGTTGCCCGCGTCGACCGGGACCTGGTTGCTCTCCTTGCCGCCGACGCCGGGCTGCGACCACGCGCCGTCGTACCACTTGCGCCAGGAGCCCGGCGCCATCTTGGCCGACATCGGGGAGCGCGCGACGTGGCCGTAGAACGCCTTCCAGCTCCCGGTCTTGTCGACCACCCGCGAGCCGTAGAAGACGTAGAAGTAGCCGGACGCGACGTCGGCGTACAGGCGCTGGTCACCGTCGCCGTAGTAGTACGTCTGGTTCGGGAACGCCGCCGTGTCACCGCGCCGGGTGCTGAACGGTGAGGTCAGCACGTGATCCTTGATCGTCCAGGTGCGGCCCTTGTCCTTGGACACGGCGTAGTCGATCGCGTCGTAGTGCAGGCCGTCGCCGAAGGGCTGCGGCGTGAACTCGTTGTGCACCAAGCCGTACCAGTCGCCGGTGTCCGGATCCACCCAGGTGCCGACCAGGTCGCAGAAGTTCTTCTGCGAGTAGTGCGAGCCCGCGGGCGGGTCGGTCGACTCCTTGCCGGTCGGGCTGTTGTTGCACCGCCAGGTGGTGTCGTTGTTGCGATCCTTGCTGTTGGCCGGGTTCACCGCGTCGCTGATCGCGCTCGAGCGGGTGGCGTCGTCGAAGTTCGAGCCGGTGAAGAACTCCCATTCCCGCACGTCGTTCGCGCCGTAGAGGGCGGCGGACTGCTGGAAGTAGAACGTCCCGTCCTTGTCGAGGTAAGGCGCGGCCGGTGCGTCGGTCGGGTGCGTCCAGGCGCCCTTCGCCCCGACGGTCACGGTGTAGCCCCCGGCGGGCGGATCGGCTGCGGCGGCGGTCAGCCCGCCGCCGAGCAAGGCCACGGCGGCGGTCAAGGCCAAGACAGGACGCATGATGGGGCTCCCTCGGCTGGATGAGCGAAGGTGCTCGCAACGGCGCACAATCGAGCATCTTCGAGCACTATGGTGTGCGAACATGATGAAGTTTGTTCGCTTGGCTGTCAACCGACGTTCGATGTGGGTTAGGGCTAGCGGCGGCACCCGTCGAGCAGGAGGCGGATGCTGACGCGCGCGTCGTAGTCGGGGTCGACCCGTTCGGCGCCGGCGCAGATGTCGCCGATCGCGCGAAGCAGCTGGTAGGCGGTGATCTCCGCGATGACCTCGCCGGCGTCGCGGGCGGCGGACAGGATGTCGGCGAGCACGGGAACCAGGCGGTCGAGGAACACCGTGTGCAGTGCGGCGAAGCCGTCGGGGTCGTCGCGCATCGCGGCGGCGAGGCCGTGTTTGGTGACGAGGAAGTCGACGAAGAGGCTCACCCACTGACCCAGCGCGGTGAACGGGGACGCGGCGTCGGCGAGCAGCGCGGGGCCCGCTTCGGCGCAGGCGTCGACCTGGTGGCGGTAGACGGCCACCACGAGGTCGGCGCGGGTGGGGAAGTGGCGGTAGATCGTGCCCATGCCGACGCCCGCCTCGGCCGCGATGCGCCGGACCGGTGCGTCCACGCCGTCGGTGACGAACACCGCGGCGGCCGCGTCGAGCAGGGCTTTCTCGTTGCGGCGGGCGTCCGCGCGCTTGGGTGCGTCGGCTGCGGGCATGTGGCTGTCCTCTCCCGTGGTTGCAAAACGGAACAGCGCTCCATATATTTGGAACAGCGCTCCGTTTAGTGGAGTCTACGAGAAGGAAGCCACTCATGCCCGCACCCAGTGCCATTCCCGCCATGCCCACGCCGATCATCAGCGTCAAGCCGGTCGTCCTGCCCGCGCCGGAGCGCGGCGACGACCTCCAGGTGCGCCTGTCGGCGCCGGTCACCGGCACCGGACTGCCCGTCGTCGTCCTCGCGCACGGCAACGGGAAGTCGATGTCCTCCTACGACCCGCTGGTCGATTTCTGGGCGAGCAACGGTTTCGTGGTCGTCCAGCCCACGTTCCTCGACTCGCGGACCGTCGCGCTCACGCCTGACGACCCCCGGTACCCCGACATCTGGGACATCCGCGTCCAGGACCTCGGGCGCGTGCTCGACGAACTCGACCGCGTCCTCGCCGCGATTCCGGGGCTCGGCGAGCGCGTCGATCGCGAGCGCATCGCCGTCGCGGGACATTCCTGGGGCGGCCAGACGGCCGGGATGCTGCTCGGCGCGCGTGTCGTCGGTGTCGACGGTCCGAACCGGACCGATCCGCGAGTCAAGGCCGGGGTGCTCTTCGCGACCGCCGGGCTCGGCGGCGACGAGCTGACGCCGTTCGCCAAGGAGAACTTCTCCTTCCTGAATCCCGATTTCAGCGGCCTGACCACGCCGACGCTCGTCGTCGCCGGTGATCACGACCAGTCCGCGCTCTCGACGCGCGGCCCCGACTGGTTCACCGACGTGTACCGGCTCAGCCCCGGCGCCCGCGCGCTGCTCACCCTGTCCGGCGGCGAACATCTGCTCGGCGGCATCCACGCGTATGACGCCGCCGACACCACCGACGAAAACCCGGGCCGCGTCGACGTGATCCGGCGGGCCTCCTGGGCGTTCCTGCGCAGCGAACTCGGCATCGACGATCTCGCCTGGAAGCAGGTGCAAGCCGAGATCGCCGAGCCTCTTGGGCGAATCGACACCAAATAACGCCACCGGCTGGGAAGATCGCGGGCCATGAACCGGAAAACACTGGTGGGCCTGGGATTTTTCGGAGTCGTCTGCTGGGGCGAGTTCGTGCACTGGCGGGCCAGCCGCGCGCTGACCCGCGGCCGGCTACCCGCGCGCACCGAGGCGGTGCTCGTGCTCGGCTACCGCAATCCCGGCGAGAGGGTGAACGTCCTCAACCGCTGGCGCGTCCGGGCGGCGCTGCGCTCGGTCGACCCCGCGTTGGCGTCGACGCTCGTTTGCTCGGGCGGGCCTTCCGAGGCGAAACTGATGGCGGACTACGCGGCGACCCTCGGCTTCACGGGGGAGGTCGAGCTGGAGGAAGAGTCGCGCAGCACCTGGCAGAACGTCGAGTACGCGCTGCCGCTGATCGAGCACGCCGAGCAGATCAAGATCGTGTCCAACCCGCTGCACGGCCAGAAGGCGCGTCTCTACCTGCGTGAGCTGCGGCCGGACCTCGCCGAGCGCCTGGTCCGGGCCGCCGACTACCGGCTCGGTGAGGCGTGGCCGGTCAAACCGCTCTTCGCGCTCTACGGGCTTCGCGACCTGGCCGGCGCGAAACGGAAGTTCAAGCGCGACTGAACACGATCGGGGTCCTACCCGGGTAGGACCCCGATCGTCTCCTGGCAGGACGATTCGGCCGGGTTCCGGCGGCACGCTGATCTCCATGATCGAGACACAGAACCTGACCAAGCGCTACGGCGACACCGTCGCCGTCGACGATCTCTCCTTCGCGATCCGGCGTGGCCGGGTCACCGGGTTCCTCGGGCCGAACGGCGCGGGGAAGTCGACCACCATGCGGATGATCCTCGGCCTGGACAACCCGACTTCGGGGCAGGCGTTGATCGGGGGCAAGCCGTATCGGGAACTCAAGGATCCACTTCGGACGGTCGGCGCGCTGCTCGACGCCAAGTGGACGCATCCGCAGCGGTCCGCGCGGGCGCATCTGACCTGGGTGGCGGCGACCAACGGGATCGCGATGACCCGCGTCGACGAGGTGCTCGAACTCGTCGGGCTCACCTCGGTCGCGAAGCGGCGCGCGGGCGGGTTCTCGCTCGGCATGGCGCAGCGGCTGGGGATCGCCACCGCGCTGCTCGGTGATCCCGAGGTGCTGCTGTTCGACGAGCCGGTCAACGGGCTCGACCCCGAGGGCATCCACTGGATCCGCGGGCTGCTGCGCCGGCTGGCCGACGAAGGCCGGACCGTGCTGGTGTCGAGCCACCTGCTCTCGGAGATGGCGCTGACCGCGCAGGATCTGGTCGTGATCGGGCGCGGCAGGCTGATCGCGCGGTGCGGGGTCGAGGAGTTCGTCGACCGGGCGGGCGACAAGGCCGTCCGGGTCCGCTCGCCGCGCACCGCCGAGCTGCGTGCGCTGCTGGAACTGCGGCAGGCGATGTTCTCGGTCGACGGGGACGCGACCATCGTGTCCGGAATGGACAGTCAGGCGATCGCGGAACTGGCCGCAGCCAACGCGATCGTGCTGTACGAGCTGAGTGAAGTCCGTGGCTCGCTGGAGGACGCCTTCATGCGCCTGACCGGCGACGCCGTCGAGTACCACGCCGAAACCCGCTGAGAAAGGCATCGCCATGAAACTGCTGCTCGCCGAACGTGTCAAGCTCCTGTCCACTCGCACGCCCTGGTTCTGCCTGATCGGCACGGTCGCCGTACTGCTGCTCGGCAGCCTGTTCGCCGCGCTGAACACCGGACGGCCGCTCATGCTCCAGGACGTGGTCGACTGGCCCGCTGTCCGCATCGGACTGGTGGTCGTGCTGGTGCTCGCCGCGCTCGCGGTCACCACCGAATACCGGTTCGGCACGATCCGGACGACCTTCGAGGCCGTGCCCACCCGCACGCCCGCGCTGCTCGCCAAGACAACGGTGGTCTCGGTAGGCGCCGCCATCGCCGGGCTGCTCGGCTCCGCGGGCGCGCTCGCCGTGGCCGCCGTGTTCGCGCCGGCCGGCAGCGAGCTCGGGCTGCACACCGAGGGCGACTGGCGGCTGGTGCTCGGCGTGAGCGTGTTCTACGCGGTCGGCGCCGTGATCGGGGTCGCGCTCGGTGTGCTGATCCGGCACACCGCGGGCGCCGTCGCGGTGATGGTCGGCTACCCGATGATCGTCGAGACCATGCTCAACCCGATGCTCGGCAAGAAGGCGCAGTTCAGCCCGTTCAACCTGGGGCAGGCTTTCCTGGGCGGACCGGCGGACGCGTGGTTCAAGCTGGTGGCCTACACCGCGATCGCCGCCGCGCTGCTGGCCGTCGCCGCGGTGGTCGCGAAGCGGCGGGACGCCTGAGGTGAACCTCCTGCACTCGGGGTCGCGAACGCACGGGATGCGTAGTTAGGTGAACGACGTGAGCAAGGCGAAGCTGACCGATCTGCTGCTGATCATCCTGTTCGGCGTGCTGTCGGTGCCGAACGTGGTCATGGCGAACGAGCCGTTCGTGGTGCCGCTGGTGATCGTCGTGGCACTGCTCGCGACCATCCCGCTCCGGCGCCGCTATCCGTTTCCGGCGGCGCTGGGCGGCATCGCGGTTTTCGCCGTGCACGGCTCCCTGCCGATGAACTACACATCCGTGCTGGTCGCGGCCGATCTGGTGCTGCCTGTCCTGCTCTTCTCCGTGACGGTGCACGGGAAGCGGCGTGACCTGTGGGTCTCGCTGGCCGCCGCCGAAGTCGTCTTCCTGGCCTGGGCACTGCGCCTCGGAACGGCCGCGTGGCTGTTCTTCTCGCTGTTCACCGCCATCGTGGTCGCCGCGGTCGCGGTGGGCGAGGCGGTGGCGAGCCACCGCAGACGGCTGGCCGACGCCCGTGACCGCGCTCGCGAGGCCGAGGAGCACCGCGACGCGCTGGCACGGGCCGCGGTCGCGGAGGAACGCTCGCGTATCGCCCGCGAGATGCACGACATCGTGGCGCACGCGGTCACCACCATGGTCATGCAGTCCGAAGGCGCGCGGCTGGTGGGCGCCAAGAATCCCGCCGCGGTCGACGAAGCACTGCTCGCCATCGGGTCGACCGGCCGCGAAGCCGTCGCCGAACTGAGGCGGATTTTGGGACTGCTCAGGGAATCCGAGGCCGAGACCGAACCCCAGCCAGGCCCGGACGCGCTCGGCGAACTGGCGAACAGGATGCGCGCGGCCGGCCTGGAGATCCGGCTCGTGGTCGAGGGCGACGCGGCGGACGTGCCACCGGGTGCTGCCATGACCGCGCACCGGATCGTGCAGGAGGCACTGACCAATGTGGTCAAACACGGCCCGCGGGACAGCCGGTGCACCGTGACCGTCCACTATGGTCGGCCGAGGGAGCAGGGCCGCACGCTCGCGATCGAGGTCGTCAACGACGGGCCACCCGTGGCCGGGCGGCCGGGAGCCGGATACGGCATCCTCGGCATGCGGGAGCGCGCTTCGCTGTACGGCGGCGAGGTGACCACCGGCCCGCGGCCGGACGGCGGTTTCCGCGTCGCCGCCCGGCTCCGCCTCACGTCCACGGAGCCCAGATGACCCATCGTGTGCTGATCTGCGACGACCAGGCGCTCACCCGCGGCGGCCTGCGCATGATCATCGAGAGCACGGACGACCTGGTCTTGGCCGGTGAAGCCGAAAATGGCGCTGAAGCGGTGGACATGGCCGCGCGGCTGCGGCCGGACCTCGTGCTGATGGACGTCCGCATGCCCGTGCTCGACGGCGTTCGCGCGACCGAGCGGATCTGCGCCCGCGACGCCGAGGTCAAAGTGCTCATGCTGACCACCTTCGACCTCGACGAGTACGTGCTCGCCGCGGCTCGGGCGGGCGCCTGCGGGTTCCTGCTCAAGGACGCGAGCGGCGAGGACATGCTCTTCGCGATGCGTGCCGTGCTGCGCGGCGACCGCGTGCTCGCGCCCGCCGTCGTCGACCGGATGATGAGCCACTACCTCGACGCGCACCCCGTGCCCTCGGACGACCGCCGCCTCGCCAGGCTCACCGAGCGCGAACGCGACGTGCTCGTGCTGGTGGCGCGCGGGCTGAACAACACCGAGATCGGCGAGCGGCTGTACATCGGCGTGACCACGGTGAAGACCCACCTCGGCCGGATTCTGGCGAAGCTCGAGGTCCGGGACCGGCTGCAGGCGGTGGTGTTCGCCTACGAGCACGGCCTGGTGACGCCGGCGCGTTGACGTGAACGCCACTTCCGCAACGTTGTGCGTTGCGAAAGTGGCGTTCACGCGGGTCAGTAGACCGATTCGAGCAGGGTGAGGACCTCGGCCTCGGTGGGATGGCGCGGTGCGTTCTTGGTGACCGCGTCGGCGATGGCGTCGGCGGCGATGACCGGGAGGAGGTCGCGGGTCGCGCCGAGGTCGCGCAGCGGGCGTTTGATCCCGAGCGCGGACGAGACACCGCGGACGGCCTCGATCGCGTCGCCGGCGTGGCCGAGCACCTGCGCGGTCTGGATGTAGGCCGTTGACGCCTCGGTCGCGCTGAACGTCATGACCTCCTCCAGCACCGACGCGAGCGCGACGCCGTGGGGGGTGCCGGTGTGCGCGGTGATCGCGTGCCCGATCCCGTGCACCAGGCCGAGGCCCGACAGGGTGAGCGCGTGCCCGGCCAGATGTGCGCCGAGCATGAGCTGGGACCGGGCTTCCAGGTCGGTGCCGTCGCGGTGGGCGAGCGGCAGCCAGTGGCCGACGAGGCGGATCGCCTGTGCGGCGTAGCCTGCCGAGATCGGGTTGGCG encodes:
- a CDS encoding TetR/AcrR family transcriptional regulator, translated to MPAADAPKRADARRNEKALLDAAAAVFVTDGVDAPVRRIAAEAGVGMGTIYRHFPTRADLVVAVYRHQVDACAEAGPALLADAASPFTALGQWVSLFVDFLVTKHGLAAAMRDDPDGFAALHTVFLDRLVPVLADILSAARDAGEVIAEITAYQLLRAIGDICAGAERVDPDYDARVSIRLLLDGCRR
- a CDS encoding RICIN domain-containing protein → MRPVLALTAAVALLGGGLTAAAADPPAGGYTVTVGAKGAWTHPTDAPAAPYLDKDGTFYFQQSAALYGANDVREWEFFTGSNFDDATRSSAISDAVNPANSKDRNNDTTWRCNNSPTGKESTDPPAGSHYSQKNFCDLVGTWVDPDTGDWYGLVHNEFTPQPFGDGLHYDAIDYAVSKDKGRTWTIKDHVLTSPFSTRRGDTAAFPNQTYYYGDGDQRLYADVASGYFYVFYGSRVVDKTGSWKAFYGHVARSPMSAKMAPGSWRKWYDGAWSQPGVGGKESNQVPVDAGNANGYTPPAKEYDPANTGTANQQIAAGKMPATSPLFVMDITYNAYLGLYLGEPQAVDQSGNAPQQLYATDDLASQKWHLIGDTGTYRTASWYRWFVDSANKTSSTIVGKNFRAYCSFGCSGGSSAEYVNLSVDNPSRPSAPFDPAKTYRIANGDGRVLAQVSGGSATTSAPGSGSTLQSWTFTGNGDGSYRITNAATGGLLGVGSSGTAPRAWGTAPTVTSGNAGVGQQWFAIRGGDTYRLVNRYSGLVLGLTGTTAETTPVRHWTGDGRTAAQQTMTVTPTGDAGLGGTHAIAVGGKALDVPGHSSATGTKLVTWATNGGANQRWQFTPQADGSYELRNTESGLCADVEGGATSAGAAVIQWTCTGGTNQHWTASKLADGTYTFKSVKSNLLLTTASAANGAAVTQQPDTGSALQRWSSLA
- a CDS encoding SIS domain-containing protein encodes the protein MSGTYMAAEVASQPDCWREAATLAGSVAGLLPEPGARVAIAGCGTSWFIGQAYAVLREQAGHGATDAFAASEFPLGRRYDHVIALTRSGTTTEVRSLLAKMRGVSSTTVITGVPAEVDGTADAVIDLSSADERSVVQTRFATSTLALLRTHLGEDIEPVAKQAEQVLAEPLAPELLSAEQFSFLGTGWSVGLAHEAALKFREACLFWSESYPAWDYRHGPISIAEPGRVTWMFGTAPDGLADDVRRTGGTFVESGLDPLADLVRAQRVAGAIAANKGLDPDRPRSLTRSVVLT
- a CDS encoding sensor histidine kinase, coding for MSKAKLTDLLLIILFGVLSVPNVVMANEPFVVPLVIVVALLATIPLRRRYPFPAALGGIAVFAVHGSLPMNYTSVLVAADLVLPVLLFSVTVHGKRRDLWVSLAAAEVVFLAWALRLGTAAWLFFSLFTAIVVAAVAVGEAVASHRRRLADARDRAREAEEHRDALARAAVAEERSRIAREMHDIVAHAVTTMVMQSEGARLVGAKNPAAVDEALLAIGSTGREAVAELRRILGLLRESEAETEPQPGPDALGELANRMRAAGLEIRLVVEGDAADVPPGAAMTAHRIVQEALTNVVKHGPRDSRCTVTVHYGRPREQGRTLAIEVVNDGPPVAGRPGAGYGILGMRERASLYGGEVTTGPRPDGGFRVAARLRLTSTEPR
- a CDS encoding ROK family protein, yielding MTRVAAVDVGGTTVKAAVYEPVGDGLTRVAELRRPTARGAEPGIAVADQVAAMIGELGLPVDAAGVVVPGVVHNGLAEFSANLGFRDVPMADLLAERLAMPVAFGHDVTAGGVAEHRLGAARGFDDIAFVPVGTGIAASLLLAGRPYRADGRAGELGHVDIGHDDVCGCGATGCLEAVASAAAIARRYTERSGIPVDGAREVVARQGDPDADAVIAEAVDALAAALRLLATLLAPEVVVFGGGLFEAPGLLERVDEQTKLTFQRKPLLRRAELGDEAGCLGAGLLALGAAR
- a CDS encoding response regulator, whose translation is MTHRVLICDDQALTRGGLRMIIESTDDLVLAGEAENGAEAVDMAARLRPDLVLMDVRMPVLDGVRATERICARDAEVKVLMLTTFDLDEYVLAAARAGACGFLLKDASGEDMLFAMRAVLRGDRVLAPAVVDRMMSHYLDAHPVPSDDRRLARLTERERDVLVLVARGLNNTEIGERLYIGVTTVKTHLGRILAKLEVRDRLQAVVFAYEHGLVTPAR
- a CDS encoding ABC transporter ATP-binding protein, with protein sequence MIETQNLTKRYGDTVAVDDLSFAIRRGRVTGFLGPNGAGKSTTMRMILGLDNPTSGQALIGGKPYRELKDPLRTVGALLDAKWTHPQRSARAHLTWVAATNGIAMTRVDEVLELVGLTSVAKRRAGGFSLGMAQRLGIATALLGDPEVLLFDEPVNGLDPEGIHWIRGLLRRLADEGRTVLVSSHLLSEMALTAQDLVVIGRGRLIARCGVEEFVDRAGDKAVRVRSPRTAELRALLELRQAMFSVDGDATIVSGMDSQAIAELAAANAIVLYELSEVRGSLEDAFMRLTGDAVEYHAETR
- a CDS encoding alpha/beta hydrolase family protein; this translates as MPAPSAIPAMPTPIISVKPVVLPAPERGDDLQVRLSAPVTGTGLPVVVLAHGNGKSMSSYDPLVDFWASNGFVVVQPTFLDSRTVALTPDDPRYPDIWDIRVQDLGRVLDELDRVLAAIPGLGERVDRERIAVAGHSWGGQTAGMLLGARVVGVDGPNRTDPRVKAGVLFATAGLGGDELTPFAKENFSFLNPDFSGLTTPTLVVAGDHDQSALSTRGPDWFTDVYRLSPGARALLTLSGGEHLLGGIHAYDAADTTDENPGRVDVIRRASWAFLRSELGIDDLAWKQVQAEIAEPLGRIDTK
- a CDS encoding YdcF family protein, translated to MNRKTLVGLGFFGVVCWGEFVHWRASRALTRGRLPARTEAVLVLGYRNPGERVNVLNRWRVRAALRSVDPALASTLVCSGGPSEAKLMADYAATLGFTGEVELEEESRSTWQNVEYALPLIEHAEQIKIVSNPLHGQKARLYLRELRPDLAERLVRAADYRLGEAWPVKPLFALYGLRDLAGAKRKFKRD